A window of Sutcliffiella cohnii contains these coding sequences:
- a CDS encoding NADH-quinone oxidoreductase subunit J — MSGEFLIFLCLALVAIAGAVLMLNLTKVVHMVVSLVFTFISIAGIYVLLSAEFVAAAQILIYSGAVTIIILFGIMLTRHNDHSETSSVGRKLLVFVGILGFAAVTYFGIYNLELGEQATELHVNNTEQIGLAIYAHYVIPFELTSVLLLVALIGAIVLAKRDDEEEEAKDK, encoded by the coding sequence ATGAGCGGAGAATTTCTCATATTCTTATGTTTAGCACTTGTTGCAATCGCTGGCGCCGTGCTGATGCTCAATCTTACGAAAGTAGTACACATGGTTGTTTCCTTAGTGTTTACATTCATAAGTATTGCAGGTATTTACGTTCTTCTTTCGGCAGAGTTTGTAGCAGCTGCACAAATCCTTATATATTCAGGTGCGGTCACAATTATTATTTTATTCGGAATCATGTTAACGCGTCACAACGACCATAGTGAAACTTCAAGTGTAGGCCGAAAACTACTCGTCTTTGTCGGTATCCTTGGTTTCGCAGCTGTTACGTATTTCGGTATTTATAATTTAGAGCTAGGAGAACAAGCAACGGAGTTACACGTAAACAATACGGAGCAAATTGGACTAGCGATTTATGCACATTACGTTATTCCGTTTGAATTAACGTCTGTTTTACTATTAGTAGCTTTAATTGGGGCTATTGTATTAGCAAAACGGGATGATGAAGAAGAGGAGGCGAAAGATAAATGA
- the murA gene encoding UDP-N-acetylglucosamine 1-carboxyvinyltransferase, translating to MDKIIVRGGKRLTGTVKVEGAKNAVLPVIAATLLASKGKCEILDVPELSDVYTINEVLRYLNADVSFSNNRITVDASRELMMEAPFEYVRKMRASVLVMGSLLAREGRAKIALPGGCAIGSRPIDQHLKGFEAMGAKVKVGNGFIDAEVEGRLKGAKIYLDFPSVGATENIMMAATLAEGTTIIDNVAKEPEIVDLANFLNGMGAKVRGAGTGTIRIEGVKELHGTTHHIIPDRIEAGTFMVAAAITGGNVLVQGAVPEHLSSLVSKMQEMGVTIQEEETGLRIIGPERLKPVDIKTMPHPGFPTDMQSQMMALLLAADGTSMITETVFENRFMHVEEFRRMNGNIKIDGRSVIIDGPSTLQGAEVAATDLRAGAALILAGLIADGYTRVTELKHLDRGYVNFHQKLASLGADVERITLESAPAVSEVEVKEA from the coding sequence TTGGATAAAATCATCGTCCGTGGCGGAAAAAGGCTTACGGGTACTGTGAAGGTAGAAGGTGCAAAAAATGCAGTACTGCCTGTTATCGCTGCAACATTATTAGCAAGTAAAGGTAAATGTGAAATTTTGGACGTTCCAGAGCTTTCTGACGTTTATACGATCAACGAAGTATTACGTTATTTAAATGCTGATGTAAGCTTTTCGAACAATCGTATTACGGTTGATGCTTCAAGAGAGCTTATGATGGAAGCACCGTTTGAATACGTTAGAAAAATGAGAGCATCCGTATTAGTGATGGGGTCTTTATTAGCTCGTGAAGGTCGAGCGAAAATTGCCCTACCAGGAGGATGTGCAATCGGTTCCAGGCCTATTGACCAACACTTAAAAGGTTTCGAAGCAATGGGAGCAAAAGTAAAAGTTGGTAATGGTTTTATTGATGCAGAAGTCGAAGGAAGATTAAAAGGTGCAAAAATCTATTTAGACTTCCCAAGTGTAGGAGCAACAGAAAACATTATGATGGCAGCTACATTAGCTGAAGGTACAACAATTATTGATAATGTAGCGAAAGAACCTGAAATTGTGGACTTAGCAAACTTCCTAAACGGAATGGGAGCGAAAGTTCGTGGTGCAGGAACTGGCACAATTCGTATTGAAGGTGTAAAAGAACTTCACGGTACAACTCATCATATTATTCCAGATCGAATTGAAGCTGGGACGTTTATGGTAGCAGCTGCCATTACTGGCGGTAACGTACTAGTACAAGGTGCAGTACCAGAACATTTATCATCTCTAGTTTCAAAAATGCAAGAAATGGGCGTAACAATTCAAGAAGAAGAAACTGGATTACGTATTATCGGTCCAGAGCGTTTAAAGCCTGTAGACATTAAAACGATGCCACATCCAGGATTTCCGACGGATATGCAATCGCAAATGATGGCATTATTACTTGCTGCTGATGGCACAAGTATGATTACAGAAACAGTTTTCGAAAACCGCTTCATGCATGTAGAAGAATTTAGACGCATGAACGGCAATATAAAAATAGATGGCCGCTCGGTAATTATCGATGGACCTTCTACTCTTCAAGGTGCTGAAGTTGCCGCAACTGACCTACGTGCAGGAGCTGCATTAATTTTAGCTGGATTAATTGCGGATGGTTATACACGTGTAACGGAACTAAAACATTTAGACCGTGGTTACGTAAACTTCCATCAAAAATTAGCAAGCCTTGGTGCAGACGTAGAACGTATTACGTTAGAAAGCGCACCAGCTGTTTCAGAAGTAGAAGTAAAAGAAGCATAA
- the nuoK gene encoding NADH-quinone oxidoreductase subunit NuoK → MSSVPLSAYLVLALILFCIGLYGAFTKRNVVIVLISIELMLNAVNINLVAFSKFGMNPSITGQVFSLFVITVAAAEVAVGIAILIALYRNRRTVNVDEMNSLKH, encoded by the coding sequence ATGAGCAGTGTACCTTTATCAGCCTACCTCGTGCTAGCACTTATTTTGTTTTGTATCGGCCTATACGGTGCATTTACAAAACGAAATGTCGTCATTGTACTCATTTCAATCGAGCTAATGCTAAATGCAGTGAACATCAACTTAGTCGCATTTAGTAAATTTGGGATGAACCCATCGATTACAGGGCAAGTTTTCTCCCTGTTTGTCATAACGGTCGCAGCGGCAGAAGTTGCAGTAGGAATAGCAATACTCATTGCACTTTATCGCAACCGTCGTACCGTCAATGTCGATGAAATGAATTCATTGAAGCATTAA
- a CDS encoding complex I subunit 4 family protein yields the protein MSNYFLSLLIFAPLIGMVVLFFLPKTNEKLIKTVGVLATLPSLLLAFIAYFQFRGGTELTQFAENRSWFQIGSPRFISEFYGPDVFLGIPYELGLNGFSLVMILLTAVLSTLAAIASIHIKKEWKGYFLLFLLLQVGMLGVFAAENLLLFFIFFEITLIPMFFLIGKWGYFEKENAAYRFLVYNGLGSAILLIVFIVLYTKTGTMNIAEITQIVTSNSGIVPLTDSFKMGLLIALLVAFGIKLPIVPLHSWMLKVHVQAPPSIVMLHAGVLLKIGAYGLIRFGLNIFPEQFASLSVILAILGVVNLLYGAFLALIQTEFKMVLAYSSISHMGIVLIGLSALNEAGIQGAIFQVVSHGFIAALLFFLIGVMYERVGTTNIEKLGGLAKVMPITAGFFLVGALASLGLPGMSGFVSEFMAFLGLFQKEPIIAAVGALGIILTAAYLLRAVLRITFGKPIDYSEKVVDMRGAEYVPVLVLVFFIVLIGVYPNILVYPLQATIEAIMLGLGG from the coding sequence ATGAGTAACTACTTCTTATCTCTATTAATATTTGCCCCACTAATCGGTATGGTAGTGCTTTTCTTCTTACCAAAAACAAATGAAAAGCTAATTAAAACGGTTGGAGTTTTAGCGACGCTACCATCCTTACTATTAGCGTTTATCGCGTACTTCCAGTTTAGAGGCGGTACAGAGCTTACACAATTTGCAGAAAATCGTAGCTGGTTTCAAATTGGAAGCCCACGATTTATATCGGAATTTTATGGGCCAGATGTATTTTTAGGAATACCGTATGAATTAGGATTAAACGGCTTTTCACTCGTGATGATCCTATTAACAGCAGTTCTTTCAACTCTAGCAGCTATCGCTTCCATTCATATTAAAAAAGAATGGAAAGGCTACTTTCTACTATTCTTACTTTTACAAGTTGGGATGCTTGGAGTATTTGCTGCTGAAAACTTACTATTATTCTTCATTTTCTTTGAAATTACGTTAATACCGATGTTCTTCCTTATCGGAAAATGGGGTTATTTTGAAAAGGAAAATGCCGCTTATCGATTTTTAGTTTATAACGGACTCGGTTCAGCTATTTTATTAATCGTATTTATCGTCCTTTATACAAAAACAGGTACGATGAATATCGCGGAAATTACACAAATTGTGACAAGTAATAGCGGGATCGTTCCTTTAACAGATTCCTTTAAAATGGGACTATTAATTGCTTTACTCGTTGCATTCGGTATTAAGTTACCAATCGTCCCGCTACATAGCTGGATGTTAAAAGTACACGTACAAGCACCACCGTCGATCGTTATGCTTCATGCAGGTGTATTATTGAAAATTGGAGCATACGGGTTAATTCGTTTCGGATTAAATATTTTTCCAGAACAATTTGCTAGTCTCTCTGTTATTTTAGCGATACTCGGGGTTGTTAACTTACTGTACGGTGCGTTTTTAGCGCTCATTCAAACGGAGTTTAAAATGGTTCTTGCTTATTCAAGTATTTCGCATATGGGAATCGTACTAATTGGATTATCGGCATTAAACGAAGCTGGAATTCAAGGAGCAATATTCCAAGTCGTTTCTCACGGATTTATTGCAGCGCTTCTCTTCTTCCTCATTGGAGTAATGTATGAGCGTGTAGGTACAACGAATATCGAAAAACTTGGTGGTTTAGCGAAAGTAATGCCAATTACGGCTGGATTTTTCCTAGTTGGAGCACTTGCTTCCCTTGGGTTGCCAGGGATGAGTGGATTCGTTAGTGAATTTATGGCATTTTTAGGATTATTCCAAAAAGAGCCGATTATCGCCGCAGTTGGTGCGTTAGGGATTATTTTAACGGCTGCTTACCTTTTACGAGCAGTACTTCGAATCACATTCGGTAAGCCAATCGACTATAGCGAAAAAGTAGTCGATATGCGCGGAGCTGAATATGTTCCAGTGCTTGTATTAGTGTTCTTTATTGTATTAATAGGTGTGTATCCAAATATTTTAGTTTATCCGTTACAAGCAACAATAGAAGCCATTATGTTAGGGTTAGGAGGGTGA
- the nuoN gene encoding NADH-quinone oxidoreductase subunit NuoN: MDIETLLSFDWGAMMPEFIILGVATLLSLLDLFLKKEFDRRYLGWIGFAGILVAIGFLVGTFESVGAGQPKVTSILHETFRLDSFAQSFKLLLLIGSALVMLMAISYEPKEGIKTYRGEFYYLFLTALLGTMFMASSGDLITLFIGLELLSLSSYILAGIRKYHGPSNESAMKYVINGAIATAITLFGMSYVFGLTGTTNLLEMQQILMQAYATELQHMLLIGFIMMFVGLSFKLATVPFHMWAPDVYEGAPTPVAAFLGVVSKAAGFVIVLRIFVTLFIMTPAEGGETSMFLSLQEFLAIIAVASMVIGNVVALRQRNVKRMLAYSSIGHAGYILVAVTTLNFLYMFDAIWFYLLAYLFMSIGAFAVVQIVTTKYGTEDVSVFAGLYRRSPALAVIMSIFLLSLAGIPGTAGFIAKVNIFISAISEPSNAYVLASVLIATTVVSYVYYFGIMTQMFFRPTADEEKVNIPVPMWIVLVIGVIGTVILGIMPNIALDFFHNYFNILYDFFLPGQ, translated from the coding sequence ATGGATATAGAAACTTTACTCAGCTTTGATTGGGGCGCTATGATGCCAGAATTCATCATCCTTGGTGTTGCAACCCTTCTTTCACTACTCGATTTATTTCTGAAAAAAGAGTTTGATCGCCGCTATCTTGGCTGGATTGGATTTGCAGGAATTCTCGTAGCAATTGGCTTTTTAGTCGGTACATTTGAAAGCGTGGGAGCTGGCCAACCAAAAGTAACATCGATTCTGCATGAAACGTTTCGTTTAGATAGCTTTGCACAAAGCTTTAAGCTTCTGCTCCTCATCGGTTCTGCACTTGTGATGTTAATGGCCATTAGTTATGAACCGAAAGAAGGAATAAAAACTTACAGGGGAGAGTTTTATTACTTATTTTTAACGGCCCTCCTCGGTACGATGTTCATGGCATCAAGTGGAGACTTAATTACATTATTTATCGGACTAGAGCTATTATCATTATCGTCCTATATATTAGCTGGCATCCGTAAATACCATGGACCTTCGAATGAATCAGCGATGAAATATGTGATAAACGGAGCCATCGCAACTGCGATTACGTTATTTGGGATGAGTTACGTATTCGGTTTAACAGGAACAACAAACCTGTTAGAAATGCAACAAATTTTAATGCAAGCATATGCAACAGAATTACAGCATATGTTGCTAATCGGTTTTATTATGATGTTTGTAGGACTTTCCTTTAAGCTCGCAACAGTGCCGTTTCATATGTGGGCACCAGACGTGTATGAAGGTGCACCAACTCCAGTCGCCGCGTTTTTAGGAGTTGTTTCCAAAGCAGCAGGATTTGTTATTGTATTACGTATTTTCGTTACGCTATTTATCATGACACCTGCTGAAGGTGGAGAAACATCGATGTTTTTATCGCTTCAAGAATTTTTAGCAATTATTGCAGTAGCATCGATGGTTATCGGTAACGTTGTTGCTCTACGTCAACGAAACGTAAAGCGTATGCTTGCGTACTCGAGCATTGGGCACGCAGGTTACATCCTCGTTGCGGTTACAACGTTAAACTTCTTATACATGTTTGATGCGATTTGGTTCTACTTATTAGCCTACTTATTTATGAGCATCGGAGCATTCGCAGTCGTTCAAATCGTCACAACGAAGTACGGGACGGAAGATGTTAGTGTTTTTGCGGGACTTTATCGCCGTTCACCAGCATTAGCAGTAATTATGTCGATCTTTTTACTATCACTCGCTGGAATTCCAGGAACAGCTGGTTTTATCGCGAAAGTAAATATTTTCATCTCGGCTATTTCGGAACCGTCGAATGCTTACGTATTAGCATCGGTTTTAATTGCAACAACGGTCGTATCGTATGTCTACTATTTCGGTATTATGACGCAAATGTTCTTCCGTCCAACAGCAGACGAGGAAAAAGTAAACATACCAGTTCCAATGTGGATTGTATTAGTAATAGGAGTGATTGGAACGGTTATTTTAGGTATTATGCCTAATATCGCTCTAGACTTTTTCCACAACTATTTCAATATTTTATATGATTTCTTTCTACCTGGTCAGTAA
- the nuoH gene encoding NADH-quinone oxidoreductase subunit NuoH gives MMQELLHSTPSLTNFFIFFGLAVALLLAVLGFVTYGILAERKVMGFMQARMGPNQVGGKWGLLQTVADVLKLLLKEDTIPKLADRPLYILAPVIAFTPAFMVLAVIPFTDKFQFADIGVGLLYYIAISGITTVGVVAAGWASNNKYSLLGGMRAAAQMISYEVPLVMSVIGIILLTGSLNLNDIVLMQGETAWFIILQPVGFLIFLIASVAELNRTPFDLPEAESELVAGYHVEYSGFRWAFFMLAEYVYLFAMAALTTVLFFGGWLPPFEFLGFIPAGVWFALKFSFVVFLLIWFRVTFPRLRADHLMEFGWKVLLPVALANIFVTAIIKEIFFK, from the coding sequence ATGATGCAAGAGCTACTCCATTCTACTCCTAGTTTAACGAATTTTTTTATCTTTTTCGGATTAGCGGTAGCGCTATTATTAGCTGTATTAGGATTCGTAACGTACGGAATTTTAGCAGAGCGTAAAGTAATGGGATTTATGCAAGCACGGATGGGGCCAAACCAAGTAGGTGGGAAATGGGGGTTACTACAAACGGTAGCCGACGTTTTAAAGCTTCTTTTAAAAGAAGATACGATACCAAAATTAGCGGATCGTCCACTTTACATTTTAGCACCAGTTATCGCTTTTACACCTGCATTCATGGTGTTAGCAGTTATTCCTTTTACAGATAAATTTCAATTTGCGGATATTGGAGTTGGCTTATTGTACTACATTGCCATCTCTGGTATTACAACAGTCGGTGTAGTCGCAGCAGGTTGGGCATCCAACAACAAATACTCCTTACTTGGAGGAATGCGCGCGGCGGCCCAAATGATTTCATACGAAGTACCGCTTGTTATGTCGGTAATCGGAATTATCCTTTTAACAGGAAGTTTAAACTTAAACGATATCGTCCTAATGCAAGGGGAGACAGCTTGGTTCATTATTCTTCAACCGGTAGGGTTTTTAATATTCCTTATTGCATCAGTGGCAGAATTAAACCGTACACCATTTGACTTACCAGAGGCAGAATCAGAACTAGTTGCTGGTTATCACGTTGAGTATTCAGGGTTCCGTTGGGCATTCTTCATGCTTGCAGAGTACGTTTATTTATTCGCGATGGCTGCGCTAACAACGGTATTATTTTTCGGTGGATGGTTACCACCATTCGAATTTTTAGGATTCATTCCGGCAGGCGTATGGTTTGCACTGAAGTTCAGTTTTGTCGTCTTCCTACTAATCTGGTTCCGTGTAACGTTCCCTCGTTTGAGAGCGGATCATTTAATGGAGTTCGGTTGGAAAGTACTATTACCAGTAGCATTAGCAAATATTTTCGTCACAGCAATTATTAAAGAAATTTTCTTTAAGTAA
- a CDS encoding DUF1146 family protein, with the protein MEADIGAQALISILSHIVFIAVTWWALQSVQYEKWMKPNKVLQIRLLLILVTIAIGSTVSNFFLDYLFLSQRIHFLF; encoded by the coding sequence ATGGAAGCAGATATTGGTGCTCAAGCATTAATTAGTATTTTGTCGCATATCGTATTTATTGCCGTCACTTGGTGGGCGTTACAAAGTGTACAATATGAAAAATGGATGAAGCCAAACAAAGTACTACAAATCCGTCTTTTACTCATACTCGTAACAATCGCAATTGGTTCTACTGTCAGCAATTTCTTCTTAGATTACTTATTCTTATCACAAAGAATACACTTTTTATTTTAA
- a CDS encoding YwmB family TATA-box binding protein: MKNNWKNVLFGIAIFVCIGFVVVAIGNEKNIARADESDNKKQVVTSNEFEEIVNVFEKNKFSMDEWKLYGRKYVKTISNLDGFQTYANELKIKMDQFTWNESIEEDSWSLTGTFINESTKETETIQFITTHTKTNPTTYILFEMKGSDFSFESPKKIQQQFDQKSANIFQGEYESFACIVGTAGDKINFGLHDLSNNLLTDFNASEVESLKEDTFVSISAYNGKWDRVIPTHHGLINLQIGLRKERLGEKITVVIGTPIITIEY, translated from the coding sequence ATGAAAAATAATTGGAAGAATGTTTTATTTGGAATAGCTATTTTTGTATGTATAGGTTTCGTTGTCGTAGCGATTGGGAATGAAAAAAATATCGCGCGTGCAGATGAAAGTGATAATAAAAAACAAGTTGTAACGAGTAATGAATTTGAAGAAATCGTAAATGTTTTTGAAAAAAATAAATTTTCCATGGATGAGTGGAAACTTTATGGCAGAAAATACGTCAAAACAATTAGTAACTTAGACGGATTTCAAACGTACGCAAATGAGTTAAAAATAAAGATGGACCAATTTACTTGGAATGAGTCGATAGAAGAGGACAGTTGGAGTCTAACAGGAACGTTTATTAATGAGTCGACGAAAGAAACTGAGACCATTCAATTCATAACAACCCACACAAAAACTAATCCAACCACGTATATACTTTTTGAGATGAAAGGGTCCGACTTTAGTTTTGAATCTCCTAAAAAAATCCAGCAACAATTCGACCAGAAATCTGCCAATATTTTTCAAGGCGAATATGAAAGTTTTGCTTGTATAGTAGGCACAGCAGGTGATAAGATTAACTTTGGTTTGCATGATCTGTCAAACAATTTGCTTACTGATTTTAATGCTTCAGAAGTGGAGTCATTAAAAGAGGATACATTTGTATCAATCTCTGCATATAATGGGAAGTGGGACCGAGTAATTCCTACACACCATGGACTGATAAACTTACAAATTGGACTTAGAAAAGAACGATTAGGCGAAAAGATTACAGTTGTAATCGGCACGCCAATTATAACGATTGAATATTAA
- the nuoL gene encoding NADH-quinone oxidoreductase subunit L, whose amino-acid sequence MMENAWLIPLFPLISFILLLLVGKKLKESSAYIGIALTLVSFVLSTLVLWDRLSAPTYYQSFTWLTIGDVQLTAGFEVNQLNALMLFVVSLVSLLVHIYSKGYMHGEGRFPVYYSYLGLFTFAMLALVLSPNLLQLYIFWELVGVGSFLLIGFYFYHDEAKAAAKKAFIMTRIGDVGLFIGIILLFWQVGSFEYRDIFASLEAGAISYEMITLIAILIFVGAIGKSGQFPLHTWLPDAMEGPTPVSALIHAATMVAAGVYLVATLFPLFNASEAAMMTVAIVGAFTAIFAASIGLVQKDIKRVLAYSTVSQLGFMMLALGAAGYVAGVFHLTTHAFFKALLFLAAGSVIHAAQSQNVEELGGLWSKMRLTGILFLIGTLAISGFPLFSGFFSKEEILIAAWVNGNPFLFIIALIAAFFTAFYMFRLFFMVFTGKSRGDQRHVHESPSVMTIPMIVLAVLAVGAGFINTPWFGHHLGDWLTEGTVLYGPAHISGPAWIMIVATLVSFAGIALAYFMYNKGSIPRDYFSEGAPAAYSMLYNKYWIDELYKGTFVYGSKVIGLFFKYIDEFLVQGTMKGIASFTQTLGKIGSKMQNGQTQTYGAVAFVGLAVLLVIFALVGGYIG is encoded by the coding sequence ATGATGGAGAATGCTTGGCTTATCCCGCTTTTTCCGCTGATCTCCTTTATCCTATTATTACTAGTAGGTAAAAAACTGAAAGAATCGAGTGCGTATATCGGTATTGCGCTCACACTCGTATCATTCGTTCTATCTACATTAGTATTATGGGATCGGCTATCAGCACCAACATATTATCAATCATTTACTTGGTTAACGATTGGAGATGTACAGCTTACAGCGGGATTTGAAGTAAATCAATTAAATGCATTAATGCTTTTCGTAGTGTCATTAGTCAGCTTACTCGTACATATTTACTCTAAAGGCTATATGCACGGGGAAGGCCGTTTTCCAGTGTACTATTCCTATTTAGGTCTTTTCACCTTTGCGATGCTGGCACTAGTTTTATCACCGAACCTTTTACAACTTTATATTTTTTGGGAATTAGTTGGGGTCGGTTCATTTTTATTAATCGGATTTTATTTTTACCATGATGAAGCGAAAGCCGCTGCGAAAAAAGCGTTTATTATGACGCGTATCGGGGATGTAGGATTATTCATCGGGATCATTCTATTATTCTGGCAAGTTGGCAGCTTCGAATATCGTGATATATTTGCTAGTTTAGAAGCGGGTGCTATTTCCTACGAAATGATAACGCTCATTGCGATTCTTATTTTCGTTGGGGCAATTGGGAAATCTGGTCAGTTTCCGTTACATACTTGGCTACCAGATGCGATGGAAGGTCCAACACCAGTTTCTGCTTTAATCCATGCAGCGACAATGGTAGCAGCAGGGGTTTACTTAGTAGCAACACTATTCCCGCTATTTAATGCAAGTGAAGCTGCAATGATGACAGTAGCAATTGTTGGGGCATTTACAGCCATTTTTGCAGCCTCAATCGGTCTTGTGCAAAAAGACATTAAACGAGTGTTAGCCTATTCAACTGTCAGTCAGCTTGGATTTATGATGCTTGCTCTAGGTGCTGCTGGATATGTTGCAGGTGTTTTCCATTTAACGACACATGCGTTCTTCAAAGCACTTTTATTCCTTGCAGCCGGAAGTGTCATCCACGCTGCTCAATCACAAAATGTAGAAGAACTCGGCGGATTATGGAGCAAAATGCGCTTAACTGGGATACTCTTTTTAATCGGTACGTTAGCGATTAGTGGATTCCCGCTATTCTCAGGTTTCTTTAGTAAAGAGGAAATTTTAATAGCAGCATGGGTAAACGGTAATCCGTTCTTATTCATCATTGCACTAATTGCTGCATTTTTTACAGCTTTTTATATGTTCCGCTTATTCTTCATGGTGTTTACAGGAAAGAGTCGTGGAGATCAACGTCATGTTCACGAATCACCATCTGTCATGACAATCCCGATGATTGTTCTTGCTGTTTTAGCAGTAGGAGCAGGGTTTATTAATACACCGTGGTTCGGTCATCATTTAGGCGATTGGCTTACAGAAGGAACGGTTCTCTATGGACCAGCACATATTTCAGGTCCAGCTTGGATCATGATTGTGGCAACGTTAGTATCGTTCGCAGGAATTGCGTTAGCTTACTTTATGTACAATAAAGGGTCCATTCCGCGTGACTATTTCAGCGAAGGAGCTCCTGCAGCGTATAGCATGTTATACAACAAATATTGGATAGATGAGCTTTACAAAGGGACGTTTGTATACGGGTCAAAAGTGATCGGTCTATTCTTTAAATATATCGATGAATTCCTCGTACAAGGAACGATGAAAGGAATTGCTTCTTTTACGCAAACGCTCGGTAAAATAGGTTCGAAAATGCAAAACGGTCAAACACAAACGTACGGTGCTGTCGCGTTTGTCGGTTTAGCAGTATTATTAGTCATCTTTGCGTTAGTAGGGGGGTATATCGGATGA
- the nuoI gene encoding NADH-quinone oxidoreductase subunit NuoI, whose translation MRGLAKGLKYTLKNLTMKKVTYNYPEEPLPLPDRFRGIQKFYPEKCIVCNQCANICPTDCIQLTGKKHPDPNKKGKIIDTYDINFEICILCDLCTEVCPTEAIVMTNNFELAEYSRDRLFKDLEWLDENDTNVRRENKA comes from the coding sequence ATGCGCGGTCTTGCAAAAGGTTTGAAGTATACCCTTAAAAACTTAACTATGAAAAAAGTAACGTATAATTACCCGGAAGAACCGCTTCCACTACCTGATCGTTTTCGAGGTATTCAAAAGTTTTACCCGGAAAAATGTATCGTTTGTAATCAGTGTGCCAACATTTGTCCAACTGATTGCATTCAGCTAACGGGTAAAAAACATCCAGACCCAAACAAAAAAGGAAAAATCATCGATACGTACGATATTAACTTTGAAATTTGTATTTTATGCGACTTATGTACAGAAGTTTGTCCGACAGAGGCGATTGTCATGACAAATAACTTCGAGCTTGCAGAATATAGTAGAGATCGTTTATTTAAAGATTTAGAATGGCTAGATGAAAATGATACAAACGTCCGAAGGGAGAATAAAGCATGA
- the spoIID gene encoding stage II sporulation protein D, with translation MKNIKPIIVLSSILFVMILLIPALVVVPFADKEAGKLTENVQTKDMEPIDLSSPVDVPVYRSQAGNIEEIPLEEYIVGVVASEMPADFELEALKAQALTARTYVVRQMLINDPKGVPAGAIVSDTVQHQVYKSPAQLKEQWDPGDYEWKMEKIQKAVQATAGQILTYENEPIDASFFSTSNGFTENSEEYWSNKYPYLRSVESPWDTESKEFLDQTVVTVEQFEKLLGVKLANDGSIGNIVSRTTGNRVKTVQINGKELSGREVREALKLRSSDFAWERKGDQIVIQTKGYGHGVGMSQYGANGMAKEGRTHDQIVTHYYRGVEIASAEQFVTKLTAKQ, from the coding sequence ATGAAAAACATAAAACCAATTATCGTACTCTCATCTATCCTTTTTGTTATGATCCTACTAATTCCAGCTCTAGTAGTCGTACCGTTTGCAGACAAGGAAGCCGGAAAGCTAACCGAAAATGTACAAACGAAAGACATGGAACCGATTGATTTAAGCTCGCCTGTTGACGTTCCAGTATATCGAAGCCAAGCTGGAAACATCGAGGAAATTCCGCTAGAGGAATATATTGTAGGTGTAGTAGCGTCAGAAATGCCAGCAGATTTCGAGCTGGAGGCATTAAAAGCACAGGCATTGACGGCAAGAACGTATGTAGTGAGACAGATGCTCATAAATGACCCGAAAGGTGTTCCAGCAGGTGCAATCGTCTCTGATACCGTTCAACATCAAGTATACAAAAGTCCAGCACAATTAAAAGAACAATGGGACCCAGGAGACTATGAATGGAAAATGGAAAAAATCCAAAAGGCTGTTCAAGCAACTGCTGGCCAAATATTAACATATGAAAATGAACCGATCGATGCGAGCTTTTTTTCAACAAGCAATGGTTTTACAGAAAACTCGGAAGAATATTGGTCCAACAAATATCCATACTTACGTAGTGTAGAAAGTCCTTGGGATACAGAATCAAAAGAGTTTTTAGATCAAACGGTTGTAACGGTAGAACAATTTGAAAAACTCCTCGGTGTAAAGCTAGCAAATGACGGCTCTATCGGTAATATCGTGTCAAGGACAACTGGTAACAGGGTGAAAACGGTCCAGATTAACGGCAAAGAGCTATCCGGCAGGGAAGTTCGTGAAGCGTTAAAACTCCGCTCTAGTGACTTTGCATGGGAGCGTAAGGGCGATCAAATTGTCATCCAAACAAAAGGCTATGGTCACGGAGTTGGAATGAGCCAGTACGGCGCTAACGGAATGGCGAAAGAAGGTCGTACTCATGACCAAATCGTTACGCATTATTACCGTGGTGTTGAAATAGCAAGCGCAGAACAATTTGTAACGAAACTAACGGCAAAACAATAA